A genomic segment from Candidatus Latescibacter sp. encodes:
- the vsr gene encoding DNA mismatch endonuclease Vsr, translated as MTDRLTPKRRSWLMSRVPSKDTTPEFIVRRLVHAMGYRYRLHRSDLPGKPDIVLPRHKKIIFVHGCFWHRHKACRKASVPKSRTAFWLDKFEKNVKRDTRNIGILKKQGWKILVVWQCQTTDRDKLEQRLRRFLDERH; from the coding sequence ATGACAGACCGTTTAACTCCGAAAAGGCGAAGTTGGCTCATGAGCCGGGTTCCCTCGAAAGACACAACACCGGAATTTATCGTTCGGAGATTGGTTCATGCCATGGGCTATCGTTATCGCCTGCATCGTTCCGATTTGCCGGGAAAGCCCGATATCGTGTTGCCGAGGCACAAGAAGATCATTTTCGTGCATGGTTGCTTCTGGCATCGACATAAAGCGTGCCGAAAAGCAAGCGTGCCGAAAAGCCGGACGGCCTTTTGGTTGGACAAGTTCGAGAAAAATGTCAAGCGCGACACTCGAAACATCGGTATATTGAAGAAACAAGGATGGAAGATTCTCGTGGTCTGGCAATGTCAAACGACTGATCGCGACAAACTGGAACAGAGATTGCGTAGGTTTCTCGATGAACGGCACTAA
- a CDS encoding DNA cytosine methyltransferase, translated as MNGTKGTPKTRPIGIDLFAGVGGMSLGFEQAGFDVAAAIEQDPINIRTHMENFRNCKTIQADLSRLSGRDLLDEANLFAGSVDVVFGGPPCQGFSLIGKREIQDERNQLLLHFARLVREIQPRYFVLENVPGLLLGDAIELFRAFSRRIRRAGYELVEPVRVLNATEFGIPQKRQRAFLLGFKKEIEPPSYPEPASICDDCGQFLSPTVWDAIGDLAHLDDCPELFDSDRYHGELGSLSRYVKSLCAYETFEDGIDSRKILNVRGLGGCFRTKHSDTTQRRFADTTPGTTEKISRFFRLACDGVAPTLRAGTGPDHGSHTAARPIHPKMPRCITTREAARLHSFPDWFEFHPTKWHGFRQVGNSVPPLLARAVARCVIELLSNNEYS; from the coding sequence ATGAACGGCACTAAGGGAACCCCCAAAACACGCCCGATTGGAATCGATTTGTTCGCCGGAGTCGGAGGAATGTCGCTCGGTTTCGAGCAGGCGGGATTCGATGTCGCCGCCGCCATTGAACAGGATCCGATCAATATTCGCACGCACATGGAGAATTTCCGGAACTGCAAGACGATCCAAGCCGATTTGTCAAGGCTCTCCGGTAGAGACTTGTTGGACGAGGCTAATCTTTTCGCCGGTTCCGTGGATGTTGTTTTCGGTGGGCCGCCGTGTCAAGGGTTCTCGCTGATCGGAAAAAGGGAAATTCAAGACGAACGAAACCAGTTGCTTTTACATTTCGCGCGCTTAGTGCGCGAAATCCAACCTCGCTATTTTGTTTTGGAGAATGTTCCGGGATTGTTGTTGGGCGATGCCATTGAATTGTTTCGAGCTTTCAGTCGGCGGATACGAAGAGCCGGATACGAACTCGTTGAACCGGTAAGGGTGTTGAATGCAACGGAATTTGGCATACCGCAGAAAAGACAAAGGGCGTTCTTGCTGGGATTCAAGAAGGAAATCGAACCGCCCAGTTATCCCGAACCGGCTTCTATTTGCGACGATTGCGGCCAGTTCCTATCGCCGACTGTGTGGGATGCCATCGGCGACCTGGCGCACCTCGATGATTGCCCCGAACTCTTCGATTCGGACCGATATCATGGTGAGCTCGGTTCGCTCAGTCGATACGTCAAATCGTTGTGTGCTTACGAAACATTCGAAGATGGCATCGATTCGCGGAAGATACTGAATGTACGCGGTCTAGGAGGGTGTTTTCGAACGAAGCACTCTGATACAACCCAGCGTCGCTTTGCGGACACAACACCAGGAACGACCGAGAAAATCAGTCGCTTCTTCCGATTGGCCTGCGATGGGGTCGCACCTACCCTGAGGGCGGGTACAGGACCGGACCACGGCTCGCATACCGCGGCCAGACCGATACATCCGAAAATGCCACGCTGCATAACGACGCGCGAGGCGGCGCGGCTCCATTCATTCCCGGATTGGTTCGAGTTTCATCCGACGAAATGGCATGGTTTCCGTCAGGTAGGCAATTCCGTGCCCCCGTTACTAGCGCGTGCAGTTGCACGATGCGTTATAGAACTTCTGTCAAACAACGAGTATAGTTAG